From a single Caldisericia bacterium genomic region:
- the mnmA gene encoding tRNA 2-thiouridine(34) synthase MnmA, producing the protein MIYVGVSGGVDSSFALYLLKKRFKKVCAVFILFESYENLCPLKCCNLENVKILTNKLDVPLKIIDAREEFKNEVINYFINYHKIGKTPNPCVVCNEKVKFKLLIENLLKEGDLISTGHYARIIKDGDNFYLMKGVDKIKDQSYMLYRLKREYLEKIHLPLGEYFKHEVIYELKKLNIYEIFPKESQDLCFIKKDKNSFLEEVFKEKKGKILHINGKELGEHKGYYFYTIGQRSGLNISWKEPLYVVDIDSEKNIVYVGEREFVLKDKFVVKNLNWLVDINNIKDENIKVKTRYKSKEINCKLEIKTDMVIVYLKEKEFAITPGQSAVFYQEDMVLGGGEIDRVL; encoded by the coding sequence GTGATATATGTTGGAGTATCTGGCGGAGTTGATTCAAGTTTTGCATTATATTTATTGAAAAAAAGATTTAAAAAAGTTTGTGCTGTATTTATTTTATTTGAATCATATGAAAATTTATGTCCTTTGAAATGTTGTAATCTTGAAAATGTAAAAATATTAACAAATAAACTTGATGTCCCTCTAAAAATAATAGATGCAAGAGAAGAATTTAAAAATGAAGTTATAAACTACTTTATTAATTATCATAAAATAGGCAAAACTCCAAATCCATGTGTTGTTTGTAATGAAAAAGTTAAATTTAAATTATTAATTGAAAATTTATTAAAAGAAGGGGATTTAATCTCCACAGGCCATTATGCAAGAATAATTAAAGATGGTGACAATTTTTATTTAATGAAAGGTGTTGATAAAATTAAAGATCAATCATATATGCTTTATAGATTAAAAAGAGAATATTTAGAAAAGATACATTTACCCCTTGGAGAATATTTTAAACATGAGGTTATATATGAATTGAAAAAATTAAATATTTATGAAATATTTCCAAAAGAGAGTCAAGATTTATGTTTTATAAAGAAAGATAAAAATTCTTTTTTAGAAGAAGTGTTTAAAGAAAAAAAGGGGAAAATATTACATATAAATGGTAAAGAGTTAGGCGAACATAAAGGTTATTATTTTTATACTATTGGACAGAGAAGTGGATTAAATATATCATGGAAAGAACCCTTATATGTTGTGGATATTGATAGTGAAAAAAATATCGTTTATGTTGGAGAAAGAGAATTCGTTTTAAAAGATAAATTTGTGGTTAAAAATTTAAATTGGCTTGTTGACATAAATAATATAAAAGATGAAAACATTAAAGTAAAGACAAGATATAAAAGCAAAGAAATTAACTGTAAATTAGAAATCAAAACTGATATGGTAATTGTGTATTTAAAAGAAAAAGAATTTGCAATAACCCCTGGGCAGTCAGCAGTTTTCTATCAAGAAGATATGGTCTTGGGTGGGGGAGAAATAGACAGAGTTTTATGA